Sequence from the Sulfuracidifex tepidarius genome:
AGTGTCGTGGTAGTCAAGGACGGGAAGCGCATAGAGCTGGCTAAACTCAAGGAGTACCAGGACTACCTCCGCGGGTCAGATGACGGAGACGAGGGAGAGGGGGGAGGGAAAAAGAAGGTCCAAGTCCCGTGCCAGTTGTGCGGGAGACCCACCAGCATGGACAACCCCGACTACCCAGGTGGCACTCTCCTTAAAATGTACATAACAGACAAGAAAGGTTTCGTGTCGGGCGTCACGGACTCTCCCGACGCCAGGATGAGGACTCACGTCGTGTGCAACGATTGCAAGAACCTCATGGAGATAGGGCAGAGGTACGTAATGGACAGCATGAGAGCTAACGTGGGGAAGCTCTCAGTCTACGTTGTTCCATCACTCTCCCCCAAGGCCCCAACCACCCTGCTAGACAGGATAAAGGTGGAGGGGAGAGGATGGATAGTCTCGTTCATGGACATCCAGAAAGTTCAAGAGGAGATAAAGGACGAGGCTGAGATCGGTGACTGGGTCTACAGCGTCACCCTAGTATGGGCTGCAGTACAGCAGTCGAAGTTCGCAGTCTCCAAGGTGATGTATGACGTGACAGTCCCCAGGCTACTGGAGATCAAGAGGACGTCCAAGAGAGTCGATAGAGGTTTGGGCATCAAAGACCTCACAGGGAAGGAACTTGACGTGGTCGCCCTCTACTCCATCTCACCAGTGAAGGAGTCCTCCCGCGGTGCCATGGCTACTCCTTTCCTCGACGTGATGTCGTCCCTTATGGAGGGTTACCCCATAGACGAGAACTACGTTTACTCCTCTTTCCTCCAAGAGCTGAAGTGCATAAGGACCAACACATGTCAGAACTTTTTCTCCAAGGAGCTCTCCCTCGAGAAGGGGACCATGCTAGCTACTGGATTTATAAAGATGTTCCAAGTACTTAATATCATGGGTTCAAGTCAAATGGTTGACACAACCTCAGTAGAAAACCCCATCGACTACGCCAAGAGGTTGGGGCTCTCTAAAGGACACACCGGCCTCTTCCTCCTCGGCGTGGTAACTGCGAGCGTAGGGTTAGCTCAATACAAGAAGGGAGACAAGAAGAAGGCAATCCTGGACAGGATAGACTTCGAGGGCATGGACCTCTCAGACGTAAAGACCTACATGTCAAGGCTAGTTGAGTCCCTCAGGGACTACAACATCCTCAGCTACAATGAGGCGCTGGTGGGCGAGGCCACTTCCATGATAAATGAGGACACGTCCTCGCTCTCGTCTCCACAGGAGAACGTGTTCTGGATCCTGTCCGGATACTCGTGGCAGACCCTGAAAATGATAAAGAAGGGAGAGATAAAGGAAGACGAGGAGAAGGGAGGTGAACAAGATGAGTGACTTGAAGAACAACTCCGAGATACTCTTCATTTACGAGGCTAAGCTCACCAACCCCAATGGCGACCCTGACGACGAGAACCGCCCGAGGATGGACCCCAAGACGAAGAGGAACTTGGTCAGCGACGTCAGGCTCAAGAGGTACTTCAGGGACTACGTGATATCCAAGGAAGGGGAAGACAGCGTGTGGGTGACCAAGATTGAAGGGAGGAACGTTGACGCCACCGAGAGGCTCTCTAAACTGGGGAAGCCCGAGGACGTGCTGAAGAAGTGTATAGACGCGAGGCTCTTCGGGGCTACCATCCCAGTGAAGGGACAGAAAGGGGGGAGGGGAGAGTCCACGTCCTACACCGGCCCGGTCCAGTTTACCTGGGGCTATTCACTCCACCGCGTGGACATGGTGGACTCCCGTTCCATCACTTCCCTCTTCTCGGGTAGGGACACAGGGTACGGTAACATAGGGAAGGACTACAGGGTTTACTACTCCATGATAGCCTTCCACGGCGCTGTTAGCGCGAAGAGGGCCGAGGTGACAAACGCGAGTGAGGAGGACTTGAAGAAGTTAGACGATTACTTGTGGAATTCCCTGGTGACGGAGACAGTGACAAGGAGCAAGATCGGGCAGAGGCCCCTTCTCTACCTCAGAGTTGAGTATTCCTCTCCCGAGGCGATGAAGGGAGACCTGAGGCGTTTCGTGTCCGTCAAGGAAAAGGGAGAGAGCGTCAGGGACTTCTCCGACCTCGAGGTAGACCTCACACCGCTCCTCAACTTGGTAAAGGGCAATGACGTAGTGAGGGTACACGTGAAGTGCTCCGAGGAGTTCACCAAGTTCTGCGAGGAAGTGAAAAAGACGGGAAAAGGTAGTCAGTGATGAAGGCTCTCTCCTTTCGCCTCATGGGAGCCATGGCCCACTTCAGGAAGGTGTTCTCAAACTCCACCTCACTGTCCTACTACTTCCCTCCTAGGACGACACTCATGGGCGTCGTGGCTGCCGCCATGGGCAAGGACAGGGACTCTTATTACGAGGAGCTCAACCAGTTCGAGTATTCCCTGACCCCACTGACTGGACTGAGGAAGATCATGCTGGGCGAGACTTACTTGGACACTGATGAGGTGAGCGTCAAGTCACTGAGGAGGCTCAAGCAGGGAGTCCCCACAGGGAGGGAGTTCGTCCTCCCCTCCAACGCGCCTTTCCTTGGTTATCGCGTCACCGTGTACCCGTTCCACGAGGTGATGGAGAAGAGCCTGAGGTCACCGGTGTACCCCCTCTCCCTCGGGACTGCCAACATGTTAGCGTGGGTCGAGGACGTCAAAGTGGAGGAGTGTGAAGAGATCCAGGAGGTAGACGGGGAGGTCATGTCCGTGACCCAGTTGAAGCCTGAAGTAACGAAGGATATGAGGGTCGCAATAGAGGAGATGGTGCCCAGGGAGTTCGACGCGGAGAGACACACGGGGGAGTTGCCGACCTATTTCGTGGAGCTGAACGCAAAGCCCTTGACGGTGAAGGGAAAGGGAAGGGGATTACGCTGCGGAGGGGAGAACTACTTGTTCCTGTAACGTGTTACCTTTTTCCCTGTCCTTTCTAAGGTGTCTCAGGTACAAGGACCCTCTCCTGTGATCGTTCCACTCCTGTTTCTTTATCACCAGTAGAAAATAATTCCTTACTACAAATAAAGTTAATAATGACAAATCCTCATTTATAACATAAGCCATGCTTTACGTGATTCTAGTTTACGACATAGACGAGACTAGGGTCGCCAAGGTTCTGAAGATATGCAGGAAATACCTCACTTGGGTTCAGAGGTCTGTCTTTGAAGGGGAGATAACTGAAGGGAACCTCGAGCTCCTCCTGAACGAGCTCAGGAAGACTGTGAGGGATAAAGACAACATTATGATATATCGTACTTCCACAAAGAAGAACTTCAAGGTAGAGGTAATAGGGGAGTCCATGAAGGACGACTTCATCCTTTGAACTACCGTGAACTTTCTTCCTCCCCTATCAGGGCACGACTAGGTGCCAATAGGACAAGCGTGCTGAGCTATTCGAACTCAACACCTTCATTTTGACGCGTGTCCTAAAAGAGCCTCAAGAGATGTGAATGGGTCAAGACTCATTTTAAGAAAACCGGTCATCATGAAAGCTAAACCCGTCATATGGTCTAACCGTTCAGATCCCTGTCACTAGTTTGCTAAATGCTGAAATTTAATTCTCCCTTTTTTTAAAAAAAGAAAATATAGGCACTAACTTACCTGCTCACGCTATAAAGGACAAGATGAGGTTGCTATAGCCCTTTAGAGCTCGTGATCACGAGTTCAGCGTTAAGCCTTTAGGTTTAGAAGTATTTATTTTTTATACTCTTTTTTCCAAAAAATACTCGGTCGAGGTGGTCATGTAAGTCCTAGAAAGAGGAGTAAAACTTACCACGATTGTTTAGGCTATCTATAAATATCTCCGTGTATTTCATAATATCAAGAAATGGCGTCAGTTAAACCAGACGTTTTCAAAGCGAAGAGGCTCTACTGCTCGGGGTACTACTCCGACGCCTATTCTGCTATCAAGTCAGCGTTGTCTCTCTTTCCAGTAAGCGATGAGGCCTCCGCCCCGGGGGCTAAGTACGTCTACGCTGACATCCTCCGCTGGAAGGGGATACTTGAGATCAAGGTAGGCATGTTAGACCAAGCGATAAACACGCTTGAAGACGTCATCCAGACACTGGGCTATGAGCCACACGAAGTCACTTATTACCAGTCACTCGCTAGGTACTACTACTCCTACTTCGTTTTCAACAAGAAGAAAGTCCTGGTCCCTGCCCTCAGGGACCTGAAGTACGTGGTCAACTCGGTCACGCAGAAGTGCACGTTCATGACGCTACTGGCCTTGGTACATGCGGAGTTGGACGAGCTATACGACGCTGAACTCGTCATAAAGGGGGGAAACATGACGACTAAGATAGCTGAGTCCCACGTGTACCTCAAGAAGGGAGACCTATTGCGGGCACACAAGACGATAGACCAGCTCCTAATGTACGAGAAGGACAACGTGGACGCGCTCTTGGAGAAGTCACTCATACTGATGGCGAAGGGGTCTTACAAGGACTCGTTAGACTTGTTGGAGGAAGCGTTGAGACTGGAGCCTAGCAACGTGTTGGCCTCTCTCTTCAAGGCTGAGGTACTAGAGGTCATCAAGAGACAAAAGGACGCCCTCTCCATCTACAAGAGCCTTGACAACTTGTTGAACAGCCCCGTAGTCAAGTCCAGGATAGCGGGGATAACGCTTTACAACCCACCTCCTCCCCCTGTCCTGCCCTTTCAGGCACAGAGCGCACCCCCGTGGTATTCCAGCTCGCCCGCTCCCCACGTACAGACGTCGAACACTCAAAAGACTCAGGCGACACAAGCCACAAGTAATCCCCTAGTGCACTCGAAGCTCCTAACCCCCACGTCGAACTTCACGTGGGACCCGAAGGTCTGGGTGGGGAGGAAATTCTCCGTCTACAAGATAGAATCAGTCTTGGGGGAGGGAGGGAACGGGTACGTGCTGAAGGCTAGGGCTTTCGGCGGGGTTGAGGCAGCAGTGAAGGTCCTCAAGGTGTACCCAGGTATATCGGAGGACTACTTCTCCACCCTGGTGAACGAGGCGAGTAACTTGTCCTCGCTGTCCAAGAGGCCTAACGTGGTCGAGATTTACGCGGTGAACGTGGACAAGCTCGTCTTGAGGGAAATAATCTCCGGGAACACTTCCCTCTACGAGAGGGACCCTCCCAGGATAATCATGGAGTTCATGAGGGGAGGGACACTCGGTGAACTTGTAATGCAGGACATGTTCTTCTACTCCTCAAAGTGGAGTTCCTCCGTGTACAAGGCTATCTCTACCACAGCCGAGGCCTTGCACCAGATGCACGCTTCCGGGTTCGTCCACATGGACGTGAAACCGCAGAACGTGTTCCTCACCGAGAAACCCAAGGATCCGAGCGAGTTGGGGAGCGTCGAGTTCAAGTTGGGTGACCTGGGGAGCGCGGTCAGAGTTACGAGCAAGATCACCCAGTTCACACCTGAGTACGCACCCCCTGAGGTCTACGTCGACGCTGCCAGGCCTTTCCTGGACGTGTTCTCCCTAGGGGTGACCATGTACGTGCTGCTCACAAGGAAGATAGACAGACCGGACTTGCAGGAGATGGACGACGCCTTCAACTGTTTCCAGAAGAACGACATGAAGTGCGTGAAGGAGAAGGTGAAAGAGGCACAGGACAAGTTGAGGGGGTGGGACCCCAGTGTCCCCGCGGAGGTGAAACAGCTGTTGAAGAGGATGGTAGACCCAGAGCCCTTGAAGAGACCTACCTCGTTGCAAGTATACGAAGAGCTCAGGAGAATTAAGACGTGATAGAGACGAGGAATGGAGAGGGGAGGGAGAAGAGAGGAAAGAGGGGATACGGAGCAGGTGAAGGGAGAGGTGTGAGTGGAGATGTGGGGTGAAGGTCTTCCATATCAGCATTCACATCAGGTCTTTCACGGGCAAGTACATACTTTAACTTTACCCTTACAGGGTTTGGACAATCAGAGAGTGTGACCTGCAAAGTAGACCCGAAGAGATGCTTATGTATTCGTTCTCGGAGCGAGAAGTCTCTCTCCCCAGCACCATCTCGGAAGCACCCTTCAATCTTCCACACGGTGGAACTGGTTTCGTACCATAGCTGTCGCTTTTTATTCCCCGTCTCTATATAACTTTCCGTCTAAGACAATCCTCAGTTCTAGATGAACTTCTTTTTTTTAAAAAAATATTTAATTTAGAACAAAACGTGAGCCAGAGGACTTAACGATAAGGAAATCGAAGCGTCTCTCAAGGCAGGCAACATCACAATCTATTTTAATCACGAGAAGTCTTTCCACACATGGAGTTTAAATCCCACCCGGACAAAATGCTCCTCACCCACCTGAGGGAGGTGGGGGATAACGCGGAGAGTCTCGCACCCCCTAACCTGAAGGTAGCGGCCTACATAGCGGGCTCACACCACGATCTGGGGAAGTACACTAAGTTCTTCCAGTCCCACCTAAACGGTGGGAAATCTAAGTGCTCAGACCACGCGGGTATATCTTCACTTTATGCGTTCAACACAGCTAGGAGACAGGGACTGGGAGACCTGCTCTCCTTCTTCGTCATGGACGCGGTGAAGTCCCACCACGGGAAGCTCAGGGGGGTGGACAGCATGAGGAGGTGGCTCTCCACCTTGAAGGACTCTCTTGAGGAAGGAGATGAGGCCTGCCTCCCCCTCCAACAGGAGGAAGTAGAGAGGAACGCAGGGGAGACCTCAGCCCTGAAGTACTCTCCCACCCTCCACATGGACCTCGGTGACACGGTGAAAGAGGCGTGGAAGGTGACACATCGGCTTCTCGACTCCCGTCACCCCTGGGGGGAATACTTCCTCGGTGCTCTCCTCTTCTCCTGCCTGATAGACGCCGACAAGCACAGCGCTTCGGGGAACGAGTTCTCCTCCTTCTCTCCCATGTCTGTGGAGGAAGTGTTCAAGTTCCACGACTCACTCACCTCGGATAACCCAATGAAGGAGAGGAGGGAAATCCTCTACAACGCTGTAAAGTCGTGGGAAAGGAAGGGGAGGATAGCGGGAATAATCTCTCCCACGGGGACGGGGAAGACTATCTCCGGGATCCTCACGGCAGTGAAAGAGGAGAGGAGGGTAGTGTACAGCCTCCCCTTCATCAGCATCGTGGAGCAGAATTTCGACGTAGCCAACGCGATCTTCCCTGACAAGGTACTGAAGTTCCACCACATGTCCTTCCCTGACTCCTCGGAAGACGAGTACATGAGTGCAGAGGACAAGTTACTCATGGCCGAGTCGTGGGACTACCCCATGGTGGTGACGACTTTCGAGGGACTCCTCGCTACCCTCCTCTCCAACAGGAACGTGAACCTAAAGAGGTTGCACAGCTTGTACGGGTCTGTGGTCATCCTCGACGAGGTGCAGGCGATCCCCGCCGATAAGTGGGCTCTGGTGAGGGAAGTGCTGGAGGAGGCCTCTAACTCGTTGGACGTACACTTCATCCTCATGACGGCTACCATGCCCGCACTGCTGAGGCCTGACGAGGTCTTAGACCCGTTGAAGGGGATGGAGCCCAACCGTGTGGAGGTGGAGTTCGAGGACAGGGAGGTCACACCCGAAGAGATAGGGAGGGAGGTCTTAGACCACGCCGACAAGAGCGTCATGGTTGAGCTCAACACGATAGCCTCAGCAGAGAGGGTGGCTGACTACCTGAAAGGAAAGGTGGAGGTGGAGTTCCTCTCCACCCACGTGACCCCTTGGGACAGGAAGAGGAGGATAGAGGAGATGAAGGAGAGGCTAAACAGGGGAGACCCGTTCGTCCTCGTCACCACCCAAGTGGTAGAAGCTGGGGTAGACGTAGACTTCCCCGTGGTGTTCAGGGACCTCGGCCCCCTCGACTCGGTGATACAAGCCGCGGGGAGGTGTAATAGGAACTCCAGACTGGAGAAGGGAAAGGTCTTCGTCAGGAGGGTGAGGAGAGAGGGGAAGGCCACGGACTTTAACTTGGTATATGGTAAGTTCACGGAGGAAGTCACACTGAGAGTCATGAAGGGGAACTTCTGCGAGAAGGATTTCAGGGAAATGCTCGACACTTACTACAGGGAGCTAGAGAGGGTGAGGAACTTGAAGGACCAGTCCCTAGAGGTGGAGGAGAAAGCGAGGCTCCTTTCCTACGACGAGATAAAGTTCTCCCTCATAAAGGAGGAGCCCAAGTACACCGTCATGGTCTTGGAGAGCGACGAAGCTGTGAGGAGGCTGGACAACCTGAGGAAAGCACTCAACATCAAGGGTTACGAGAGGAGGGTTGAAGTCAAGAAATGGAGGGCATTGAGCGAGGAGTTCATGGTCAAGGTCTGGGAGAAGCCTAACCTCGAGGAAGACAAGAGGCTGGAGGTCTTCATCTCGGGGAAAGAGATGTATGACGAGGTCAAAGGGTTCTCGGTGAAGGAGAGGGAGGAGACGTTGCTGTGGTGAGGCCCCTTTTCCTCTCCTCGTCTCTTGCTTTTCCCTCCTCTGTCTCCATTTCCTCTCTCGTCACGGCCTTTCCATAAAGACCTCCTTATGATTATCGAAATTTATCTGTCCAATACTTGTTAGGTGCTCTGATTTCATTGTAAGTGTGGGTACATAAATCTGATTTCGTCCTGGATACAAGTTTTTAGTTATAAAACAGACTAACTCTTTTTTATGCCCCGTTTAGGACATTTCACAATTCTTTCAAACCGTACTTTTCCAACCTTTGGAAATGTCTCTTATTGTTAGTCTTTAAGCCGAGTCCGTTAGCGATGCACATGGAGGCGATGAGCAGGTCCGGGTCTTCCATTATCTCTTCACTCTTTCTCAGGTCCGCGTAAACTCTCGAAGCGACTTTTAAGGACTCGTTATCTATGCATATCACCCTGAGGTTCGTCTCGATCCACGTCTTGAACTCTTCTACATTTTTCCTTACAAACGCTATACCCCTCAAGAACTCATAGAGGTTCATGCAAGTGGTGTAATAACCAGTAATGTACTTGGGGTCTCTCTTAAAAGAGTCTATAATAACGTCTGTGTCTAAGCAAACTCCCTTGTCCTCTAATTCCTCCTATCCTCCCAGACAAGCTTTTCAAGACCTCGCCTCCTCTTCTGTCAACTTAGGTGGTTCTTCCGGCTTGAACACTTCCCGGAAAAACTCGTCCCAGGTAAGAGATTTGTCTAAAACTTTATCTCCATCTCTCTCTTCCTTTTCCAGCAACTCCTTTACCTCCTTACTGACACTGACTGTGGACTTCACGTGTAATCATGTAACTATACAATTATATTAAAGGTTTACTCTCTTATCGTTGTGGATCTCTCTCCATTTTTACAGAAGTTCACACCAGGCATGTTGAGTATTACCAGGGGAAAGGCAGGAACTAGGTAGGAAGCGTACATGAGAACGCGGTAACTGGCGTGTCTTCGTGTTCTCCTCCTATGTGCTTACACTGTGGAGCTGTTAAGGGAGGAGAGCAGAAACAAAGAAGTGCTACAAGGACTACGGAGTTCAATGCATTTATCGCCTTCCTTCATGCCTTACAGGGGAGTTGATGGAGTGTACTCATCTCTATTGAGAGAGCCTACATCACTCCAACTAGCCTCGACTACTCCACCTTCAGGAAGAGAGTGAAAGAGATGGATACCTATTTCCCTGAGGCGAACGAGAGGGAATGTTGTTCTCACACAATCATCTCATTCGAGAATATGACGTAAAAGTGTTGGTATATGTCAGGATCTCTCCTTCTAGGGTGATGGACCTCGAAATAAGTCAACAAGCTCTTAACGATTAGGGTTTAACAATTTATGTGGGGGAGACGTTAATACTCTCATGAAGGAAATTGAGCCTTGGGGTGTCAACGTGCCTTTCCTATTGCTGGGTTTAGCGTATTGGTGTGCGGGAGGAGTTTCCCTGTTTGAGGGTCTAGCGTTCCATCCCCTCTTCATGATGATAGGGACTTACTCGATCTACTTCGGGATGTTCCAGAGGCTCTTCTTCCCTGCGAGGAACTACTTGCCTCTTCACCTCGCTTCCCTGGTACTTCTAGCAGTCCCAGTGTATCCCCTCCAAGCCTTCGCTTCCGTCTCCTTGGTAGGAGTGGAGGTCTGGGGGGTGAAGGACATTAGGTCTTACGGGACTAGGTTCCCCGTGAACTGGTTAGTCCTTTCCTCTCCCGTGGCCTCTGTGGTAGCGTGGTTACTCTACCCCTTGGACGTGTGGGTGCTGGTTGTTCCGCTCCTCCTTTACCTGCTCGGGGTCAACGTGGGGGTGTTCTCAGCGACCCTGGGGCTCAAACCGAAGTTCGGGTGGAGGCAGTTCCCGGTCCTCGACATGGTCGTGTTGACTGGCGTCCTCCCGAGCCTTTTCCCTGCACTCGTGGTAGCGTACACGGTCTGGCTCTTCCTCGGGACAAGGAGGTTCAAGTTCAACCTCACCGCTCTCCTGTCCCTCCTTACCCCTGTGGTTGCGTCGATCTCTTCCCTGTCCCTGGGTGAGGAGATCCACGCCTTCGCCCTTGGTATGATGGCTCCCTTCTTCTTCAGTTGCATCACTTATTCCACCTCCAGATATAACTACGGGAGGACGGTGCCTGTCCCAGTCCTCCTCCTCTCGTCGTACCTGCTGAGGAGTTTCGACTTGTGGTTTTCCTCCCTCCTCTTCATCCTATCTACTCTCTACTTCATCTACATGACGAAGGACAACTTCACCCTCACCACGGTCAGGTCGGGGATGGCATCAAAGTATGTGAGACCCCCTCATTGAGATGCTGTCTAGACGCGCGTCACGGGGTAGTGGGAGGCTTGTATCCCTCAAGTCCTCAGTGACCTTGAATGATGGAACACTTAATCCCTCACGTGTTAAGTCTAAGCTTCATATTGAAATTTAGGTTCATCTGTTCTGCTTTGTGGAACGCTTCAATTTTTATTAAAGTTGACGTAAAACTTACTTTTAATACAAGTTCTTATCTTGAATTTAATAAAAAGCCAACGGACTTAACACCTAAAGGAATTGAAGAGACCAACAAAGCACATCTATCCTTTATTTTTAAAAATAAAGAAAGAGAGTTTCACCACGTTTACCTTCGTGCTGAAGTCAATGGACACTGTTATCAAAAGGGAGGTTTGAGTCAACTCCTCAGAACCCTATCTGGAACCCTCCCAAGTTCACGCTTGGTCCTCCTCCCTGAGCAGCTGGGAAGTATCTGGCTAACTTACCCACCAGCTGCCCTAGGGACACGTTGTGTACCCACACTCTCCCTGGGCCTACAGCCTTCACGAAGAATATGCCTTCCTTCTCTATCTCCCCTAGGATCATGGTCCTCAGGTTCCCCAGCCTAGTTATGGTGACCTGCATGTTTTCGTCGAAAGCGAGGAGGTGCTCCGCCTCGACCTCGATCTCCTCTCCGGGTCCAAGTACATAAGAGCTGACCCCTCCCAAGGCGTGTACGAACACATTACCGTTCCCCTTGAAGTTCGCCAGAAATATCCCTTCCCCTCCCAGTATCCCTGCCCCTAGCGGGGCGAGGGAAGCCGAGTACTGGACACCGCTCTCGGCGAAGAGGAAGGAGTTGCTCTCCACCTTTATCCCGTTCCCCTGCAGGGGTATCTGTATCACCCTCCCTGGGAGGAAGGAGGATAACTCTACCATCCCCGGCCCCGTGAGCTCCGTGATGAAGAACCTGCTCCCGGTTATTTCCCTTTCTAGCGACTTGAGGAGCCCTCCCTGAGCCTTGAACGCTATGGATACGGACGGGCTCTTCGCCACCACGTGGCCTCCCTCAGCGTAAATGACCTCTCCTGGTTGCAAGTAAGCCCTGATGTGTTGCATGTCGTATCCTAAAATCCTGTACTCCATGGTCTCACCAGAAGTGTCTCTTCTTTATCTCCTTACCGCAACTGGGACAGTACTGTGTGCCTTTAGGTATTTGTGCCCCGCAGTGGGGACAGGTCTCGGTCTGGTAAGAGTTCGCCTGCTGGTACTGAGGGTATGGAGGTTGCTGGTACTGAGAAGGCTGAGGTTGTTGCGTCTGGTACGAGTAGCTGTTCAACACGGCGTTGTAAACGTCCTGATACGTCGAGATATCTGCACCACATACCTCGCAGTAATTCAGGCCTTGTTGAAGCCTAGCTCCACACATCGGACATTTATCCATAGTACAGAATTAAGTTCCACATATATAAGGATTTTCTATCATATAGAAGAAAAATTCTGCTATTAGTAGATCTAGTCTATCTGGAATTTCCATCTCGGTCTCCTCTAGACTTCTATCAAGTGAAGGTTCGAGTAAAGGGAAAGGAGATTAGATAGAAAAAAGGTAGTCTGCTCGTTTGTCTTATAAATAAGGGACATGTAAATTCCTTTTCTTCTCAGCTGACGTCTTGTATAGTTCAAATTTAAAACTCTATCTAACGAAAACAGAGCGTTGATTTATCGATAGTTTAACTCCGTATCCTTTTCACTTGAAGTCTTCTCTCAATTCCCCAGCACCATCGCCTTTATGACTTTCCTCTCCTTGACGTCCTGTAACAGTTTCCTGAACTCCCTCAGATGGTACCTCTGTGTGACTATCTTAGTCACGTCGACCTTCCTCCTCCTTATCAGATATAAGGCCCTCCTGGTGTCCCTATCGTCGGCTGAGTTGCTCAACACTATCGACACTTCCCTGTTGAACAGTTCAGCTAAGTCGTAGTCCAATTTAGTCCCCTTGTACGGTGCAGCGAAGAGGAGGACTTTCCCTCCCCTCCTCACGGACTTCAACCCTGTGGTGATCGCTGAAGGAGAGCCGGAGGCGACGATCACGAGGTCCGCCCCTTTTCCGTCGTTGATCTCCCTTACCACCCTGGGGACGTGCTCGTCACTTGGTATCACGTGGTTCGCTCCCAACCTCTTGGCGTAGTCCAGCCTGAACCCCCTGGAGTTGCTCACTATCACGTCTGCACCCATTGCCTTCACGGTCATGAGGTGGAGTAACCCAATCGGGCCTGCTCCTATAATCAAGACAGTGTAGCCCGGTTCAATGTTAACCCTGCTGAGCCCTCTCACCACAGTGGAGAGTGGCTCAATCAAAGCGCCCTCCTCGTATGAGACGTCGTAGGGTAACCTTATCACACCTCCCTTCCTGACGTTCCACTCAGGGACGATGAAGTACTCAGAAAAACCCCCGGGGTAGATGTTTGTAGACCTGTAATGGGGGCACATGGTCTCGCTCCCCTTCACGCAGTACTCGCAGTCGTAACACGGTGTGTGGACGTGGGGGAAGACACGGTCCCCTTCCCTGAACTCCCTAGAGCGCGACTCCACCACGACCCCGGAGACCTCGTGTCCAAGGTAAGGGGTAGTGGTGTACTGCCCGCATATCTTCTCCACGTCGGTACCACAGAGGCCTACAGCCTTCATTTTCACCAGGATCTCTCCCTCCTTGGGTCGGGGGACCTCACTGTAAACTTCCCTGAGCTTTCCACCCTCCAGCACGTAAGAGAGCATCTTGTTCTTCTCCTCTTCTCCCATCCTATCAATGAAGTTCTCGATCGCCATGTTGAACACTAATACATGGTATTCCCGGTTTATATTCGCATATGAAAACAACTTTCTCTTTTTAATTGTGCACTATTAAAAAGAATTAGCTTTCTCCAATAGCCTCCCCTCCTGGATCAGGTTCAGGAGTTCCAGGACGCCGTAGCCGGGGCCCTTGCTCATGACTAGGTCCGCCATCTCCTTTATTTCAGGCAGAGCGTTGCCCACTGCTACCTTTACGTCTACGTTCTGGAAGAGAGTGACGTCGTTCTGGGCGTCCCCTACCCCGACCCTGATGCCGTGGAAGTCGATCACCCTCATGAGTTCCCTTATCCCCCTCCCTTTGTCTATGTCTGAAGCCATCACCATTGCGTCGTCTGTGTTCCACTCGACCTTTCCCCTGCCTTGACTCACTTCCTCCACTATACCCTCTAGTTCTTC
This genomic interval carries:
- the cas3 gene encoding CRISPR-associated helicase Cas3', which produces MEFKSHPDKMLLTHLREVGDNAESLAPPNLKVAAYIAGSHHDLGKYTKFFQSHLNGGKSKCSDHAGISSLYAFNTARRQGLGDLLSFFVMDAVKSHHGKLRGVDSMRRWLSTLKDSLEEGDEACLPLQQEEVERNAGETSALKYSPTLHMDLGDTVKEAWKVTHRLLDSRHPWGEYFLGALLFSCLIDADKHSASGNEFSSFSPMSVEEVFKFHDSLTSDNPMKERREILYNAVKSWERKGRIAGIISPTGTGKTISGILTAVKEERRVVYSLPFISIVEQNFDVANAIFPDKVLKFHHMSFPDSSEDEYMSAEDKLLMAESWDYPMVVTTFEGLLATLLSNRNVNLKRLHSLYGSVVILDEVQAIPADKWALVREVLEEASNSLDVHFILMTATMPALLRPDEVLDPLKGMEPNRVEVEFEDREVTPEEIGREVLDHADKSVMVELNTIASAERVADYLKGKVEVEFLSTHVTPWDRKRRIEEMKERLNRGDPFVLVTTQVVEAGVDVDFPVVFRDLGPLDSVIQAAGRCNRNSRLEKGKVFVRRVRREGKATDFNLVYGKFTEEVTLRVMKGNFCEKDFREMLDTYYRELERVRNLKDQSLEVEEKARLLSYDEIKFSLIKEEPKYTVMVLESDEAVRRLDNLRKALNIKGYERRVEVKKWRALSEEFMVKVWEKPNLEEDKRLEVFISGKEMYDEVKGFSVKEREETLLW
- a CDS encoding AIM24 family protein; this translates as MEYRILGYDMQHIRAYLQPGEVIYAEGGHVVAKSPSVSIAFKAQGGLLKSLEREITGSRFFITELTGPGMVELSSFLPGRVIQIPLQGNGIKVESNSFLFAESGVQYSASLAPLGAGILGGEGIFLANFKGNGNVFVHALGGVSSYVLGPGEEIEVEAEHLLAFDENMQVTITRLGNLRTMILGEIEKEGIFFVKAVGPGRVWVHNVSLGQLVGKLARYFPAAQGGGPSVNLGGFQIGF
- a CDS encoding zinc-ribbon domain-containing protein is translated as MDKCPMCGARLQQGLNYCEVCGADISTYQDVYNAVLNSYSYQTQQPQPSQYQQPPYPQYQQANSYQTETCPHCGAQIPKGTQYCPSCGKEIKKRHFW
- a CDS encoding zinc-binding dehydrogenase; this translates as MAIENFIDRMGEEEKNKMLSYVLEGGKLREVYSEVPRPKEGEILVKMKAVGLCGTDVEKICGQYTTTPYLGHEVSGVVVESRSREFREGDRVFPHVHTPCYDCEYCVKGSETMCPHYRSTNIYPGGFSEYFIVPEWNVRKGGVIRLPYDVSYEEGALIEPLSTVVRGLSRVNIEPGYTVLIIGAGPIGLLHLMTVKAMGADVIVSNSRGFRLDYAKRLGANHVIPSDEHVPRVVREINDGKGADLVIVASGSPSAITTGLKSVRRGGKVLLFAAPYKGTKLDYDLAELFNREVSIVLSNSADDRDTRRALYLIRRRKVDVTKIVTQRYHLREFRKLLQDVKERKVIKAMVLGN